Proteins encoded together in one Impatiens glandulifera chromosome 1, dImpGla2.1, whole genome shotgun sequence window:
- the LOC124928510 gene encoding uncharacterized protein LOC124928510: MEIESVKCECCGLKEDCTQDYITQVKNKFDGKWLCGLCSEAVTDEVLLLIKSTSNYKITATPSPAPAPPPLAIGEAVKAHMSFCRKFKSNPATRVADAMLQMLRRRRSAAAATAVTAAATTSSIDSHVGLDHHHH, encoded by the coding sequence atggaGATCGAGTCGGTTAAGTGCGAATGTTGTGGACTGAAGGAAGACTGCACCCAAGATTACATAACACAAGTCAAGAACAAATTCGACGGCAAATGGCTTTGTGGGTTGTGTTCAGAAGCCGTTACAGATGAAGTATTATTACTCATCAAATCAACTAGTAATTATAAGATCACTGCTACACCTTCGCCGGCGCCGGCGCCACCGCCCTTGGCCATCGGAGAGGCTGTGAAGGCACATATGTCGTTTTGCCGTAAATTTAAATCTAATCCAGCCACTCGAGTAGCAGACGCCATGCTCCAGATGCTCAGGAGGAGGAGatccgccgccgccgccaccGCTGTCACCGCCGCCGCCACAACATCATCCATTGATTCTCATGTAGGTCtcgatcatcatcatcattag